From the genome of Lasioglossum baleicum chromosome 13, iyLasBale1, whole genome shotgun sequence, one region includes:
- the LOC143215266 gene encoding protein BTG2: MRLEIVSAADFLVHLLRLQAGQLSERQLEMFKSSLTEVLRHRYRDHWFPDRPNRGSGYRCIRINGKMDPVIAQAGANVGLLPTVLHSLFPTELTMWIDPSEVSYRIGENGSICVLYERTEPDPEEQQHQYQHQHPHQQHHHHQQQQQQQQQQQQFESCKDSLLLEHSQFSEQIAAFVSS, translated from the coding sequence ATGAGACTGGAAATTGTGTCAGCGGCGGATTTTTTGGTGCATCTGCTGCGTCTGCAGGCGGGTCAGCTGTCCGAGCGGCAGCTCGAAATGTTCAAGTCATCGTTGACAGAGGTTCTCCGTCACCGTTACAGGGACCATTGGTTCCCGGATCGTCCGAATCGCGGTTCCGGTTACCGTTGTATACGCATCAACGGTAAAATGGACCCGGTGATCGCGCAGGCAGGCGCGAACGTAGGATTGCTGCCGACGGTGTTGCACAGCTTGTTTCCGACCGAGCTGACTATGTGGATCGATCCGTCGGAAGTATCCTATAGAATCGGCGAGAACGGATCCATCTGCGTTCTATACGAGCGCACGGAACCGGACCCGGAGGAGCAGCAGCATCAGTATCAACACCAGCACCCCCATCAACAACACCACCAccatcaacaacaacaacaacagcagcagcaacagcaacaattCGAGAGCTGCAAAGACTCGTTGTTGCTCGAGCACTCGCAGTTCAGCGAGCAAATCGCCGCGTTCGTTTCCAGTTGA